Below is a genomic region from Ochotona princeps isolate mOchPri1 chromosome 28, mOchPri1.hap1, whole genome shotgun sequence.
ATATTAGAAATCTTTTACAGCCTGTTGATAGATGCCAACAAATAGTATGTGTTTCAGTACTTTGTTAGTGTGTGGAACATTTTAGTACCGTCTTACTAGTTCTCTGTGGATATTATTTGCCCAATTATAGTACAGTTTTACCTTTTATTAAGATATAGTAtatgatttttcaaaaacaaaattatttttttcctgactACAAAGTATGGCTTGTGAGAAAATAACATATTACAGAGACGTATAATGTAGCTGTGAAATGCTTACAAAATCCCAGCCCCAGATTTATAGAATTATTGATCAATGTCCCTGCATGTTTACTGTGCCTTTGCTAGtgcatttttgtttctgctttatttttttactaaGCTCATCTCTAATGGCTTATAGTCTGCAGGAAGTTTGCAGtttttctttggttatttttctACGGAAGTCACCTAACTGGGCAGTTTTATCCAGAGTGGTTTTGGTCATGTGAACTATGTTCTGTAGTCACCTGATGTCAGGTTTTTGTCCTTCTCCAACAGCTTATGCCTCCAGTTCCCCAATCTTTGTCTAACTCTGACATCGCTCCTGCGTCCCGTCCTCAGGTGGAGCAGTCTTGTTTTTTTCTCAGGGTTCTTCACATGGCAGTCCAGGAGTGAACTGGGCTTTCGCTTTGTGCCTTTGCTCTTGATGTGGCCTGTCGAGCCGTTGGTACCCCCTTCTGTTTCCATGATGGGAACCTGCCAGTTTTAACCTAGGCTTCCAAGGGCTGGAAGTTCTCATTTTTGAGCCACTTATGTATCTTTCCCTATTTCATCTTCTGCATTGCCTCAGGTTCTCTCATCCTAACCGTAAGAGGGTTGTACTAACCATTGGTGGTGTTGGTTTTTTCAgatcagttttttctttctttccttggtaTAGTAGATAATGTGAGGATTCACTGGGAGGAAGCAGGCCTGTCATTTGGATGCCCCTGTgtcactgggagacccagaagaagctccaggctcctgggttcagattggctcagctccagctgttgcagccacttgggaagtgaaccagtagatggaagatcctcctctcctcctctatgcttctctctgtaaaatttgactttccaataaaaataaataaataaatctttaaatttttttttttatttggtagaaaggcagagttacagagagaagcagagaactagatgggaagtgggaagtggaacaaccaggggCATGAaccacatgaaccagtgcccaaatgggatgccatcatttgcaggtggagaattagccaattgagctattgcaccagacccacaaaaaaaattgtgaaacaaGTTTGTTTGGAAATCTGAGAGTATGTGAATGGCCAAGTGAGTAATAGTATTCAAAACGGGTTATCCTATGGATGCAAAACCTTTAGAACAGAATAAGTCATTTGTTTCTGGTTTATTAATCTGGAAGGCTGAGCGATGGAAAGAAGAATGAGAATGGTCTTCCATCCGCTCTCCACCCCCAGCACTGTTTTGTTGTCCTAAAGTGTGTTTGGTAAGTAAAGAGAAGGGTGCATCCTTGGCTCCTTTGTTTTCAGAGTATTGGgtcggtggcctagcagctttcCAGCAAGTCCTGATCTTGtggatttttctgttcttttgtaaCCAGTCTTTGACAGTTCAGCTTTAGCTACCTCCAGTCGTCCCGCTGAAATCAGCGGGAGCCCCTCAGGTTGGTTTCTTGGTGCTGTTATCCCGTTGCTCACTGACTGATTCTTGTAGCTGCTGTCAGCCTTTCTGTGGTGGGGTGTCTGCTTCACTTAGGGGTTCATCTGCTTTATTCCTTTTCTCATAAAACTTttgccttttctctcttttatgCTTACTTTCTAGTTCTTTACTTGCTGCTCCGAGGTGATTTGTTTTAGTCTTTCTTTTTTAGTATAACCAGTGTCCTCTCTAGCTTCACTTTTATGAATCTCACAAATTTTATATTCACTAATTTCATTTGTAGtgtattttaaatgcatattttagcTTTGTATTATAAATTCTTCTTTGACTTAAGAATTATTGAATGCTATTAAGTGTCTGATAGTTACATATGCATGTGGTGTGTTGTTAGAGTTGGTCTCCATGTCATATAAATAGGTATTTTCCCCAACTAAATTGTGGATTGTTTAAAGCAGTTCTCTTAATGGTTATTCCTGTATCTATTCTTATGCCTTCCAGGCATGGAATAGTTAGCATACTGTTTGTATGTTAGAAATTAAATAGCATTCTTTGTATTTTCTAGGCGTACAATAATTAAATTTGTAATAAATCTACAGCTAAAATGGACAGTTATTTTAAAGCAGCTGTCAGTGACCTGGACAAACTCCTTGATGATTTTGAACAGAACCCAGGTTTGTTGATTTGCATTATTATCTCTAATGAAAGTTTAAAATGCCTATAATACAGTTAACTCAGGTctgtttttaataaacatttatttcagcTTTGGTGAGACAGTTATCTTTTGCAAAAAGGTCATGTTTCAGCATATGCAGCTTATTAGCatattcttgttttgttttgttttgttttttatttacttatttttgttggaaaggtgggtttacagagaaaaggatcttccatccgctgcttcactccctaaatggccataacagctggagctgagccgacccaaggagccaggagcttcctctaggtcttccatgcgggtacaaggtcccaaggctttaggccgtcctccactgctttcccaggccaccagcagggagctggatgggaagtggagctgccgagattagaaccggcgcccatatgggatcctcttGTTTGTAAGGGGAGGATCAGCCAACCAAGTCCCTGTGCTGGACCCAGCTTACTAGTATATTCTTCCCCTGGGtagaacagaaggaaagagacaagtgtttctttccagaaataaatgtatctgttttaaaaagacctttcaaatgaatatattagTAAGCTAAAGCCATTTGTATGTGTGCATTACTTGgaattttattataatgatatTATAATTCCTTTCTCAGAAGGAATACTATGAAACTGGAGGATAGAAGAAAGAGGTTGAATTGTTTTGCTGTTCATTATTCTGGTTTTTATAATATAATACAGTTGAATTTCATGGGCTTTTTATCACATTCAAAAGTAAGAGAAAATActttaaagtgaaataaaaatagctCTGGATATTATTACCGTTTTTGCTAAAGGATAGTATAGCTATAGTCTAAGGAAAAATGTTTGGCTTAGAAGGCTTATAATCATATCTGTATAATTTTGACGGGGATTTGGGTCTACTGAACAACACTGTCTCTTATTTTTAATTAGATGAACAAGATTATCTCCAAGATGCACACAAAGCATATGCTTCTAACTATTGTCCGGTTTCATCGGAGCTGGCATCCTCACAGCTAACATCGCTGCTCCCTAAGGGTCAACAGTGCAGTCATCACTGTGGCCCATCGGCAACATGCTGTGAAACGAATGAGATTTCCTTGAATGAAAAAACACTTGAAGGACTGACTTCTCTACAGACTGGAAAGAACGTCACAGGCCTCGATCTCCTCTCCTCTGTGGACGCCGGCACGTCCGATGACACCCCGCCCTCGTACATGGGACGGTGCAGTGAGCCGGTCTGTGATCTGATCAGCCACACGAGCGACCTAGTTCatgccaccagcagtgaagaggATATTAAAAAGTTACTGCCAGACGATTTGAAGTCCAATACAGATTCTTTGATTGGATTGGACTTCTCAGTGTCGGAGAGTCCTGCTGTTTCTTCAACAGACTGGGGTAGTGGGAGTGTCGCAGAACAGAATGAGAACAACTCTGAATGGCAAACAGAAGGAATCAGTGGAACCAAAGGTTCAGGTTTAGAAGCAGACTTAACACTTTCAGATTCTGGTAAGCATAACAGAACAGAAGATTTAAAGGATGAAAAGACACCTGGTCGGTTAGCaccagctgtggagctgaacaCATCCTTGGCTCCGACTCAGCCGAGTGCCGGATTGTTTGATGCCAAAGACAGCCTCCAGGACAAGAGTCAGCCACGTGAAACCTTGGAGGAAGCTCGCTGTTTGGTACAAGAAGAGCTGGAGGTGGCTGTGGTTCCTACCGCAGAGCACTTAATAGAAGGAGGTAGCACGAGTGCTGTGCCTGGAAATGGTTTACTCTTAAATGATTCACATTCAGAAGATGAAAATTTCAAATTACCTGATTTTTCCTTTCAGGAAGGTAGAACTCCtacatttataaaacaaattgGTGAAGAAGACTTAAGGAATGTAGATCCTAAAGACAATAACGATGTGGTCCACGAGTGCTCCCCAGCTTTACATGATTCCAGAGAAGACGCTCCTTCCTCTGTGTCCTGTCTTCCCTTGCCTGGCTCTCTGTGTGGGTCACTCATGGAACGCAAAGCCTGTGGTGATTTGTCACCTCCGAGCGCCCATGAGGACACTGCGCAGGATGCAGGGGCAGTACGTGACAGGCAGAAGTCAGTTCTGGATGGGGAACCGTGCAGAGAGAGATTGCTGCTCCAGGAGCAGAGGCACAGCCACGTACTCCTTCAGCCTCAGGCTGAAAGGATGAGGGATGGGAAGGTCGGTCGCAACCAGGTGGTCACCAGGGTTGAGTCTCTGAGTGACCCCGGTCACACCAGTGCTCCCGCAGCCGCAGGGCCCCACGTGGAGCTCTGTGGTGCTGACGCCCCTGAGTCTCCCAGTCCTTGTGAAGGGCTCACATTCTCATGCAGTGATATAGATGGGCAGGACTTGGATTACTTTAATATTGATGAGGGAATGAAAAATAGCTCATTAATCAGCGATGCTGAGCTTGATGCCTTCTTGACAGAACAGTATCTTCAGACCACTAGcttgaagtgttttgaagaaaatttaaatgacTCAAAATCTTCAAGCAACCTGACAAATGTGAAGGGTTTAGGTGAAGCTGAcgtggaaaatatatattttaatgctgAAGCAGGAGCTGCTGGGCAAAGTGGGGGTGTCAGTATGGTTTGTGAAGCAGCTGACAAGCACAGTATAACAGAAGCCAGTGGGTTTCCTTCAGTGGAAGAAAGCGCAAGTCCACTTGATCAAGGGTTATCTAGCGTTCAGTCTAAAGCGATGAATGAACTACCAGTCCCTGACACCAGCAGTCAGCCTGCTTATGTGGgtggggccagaccaaagctgttGTTTAGCCCTCCATCCAGGACAAGGAGTTCAAAGGAACAGAGCCAGCTGGATGATCCAAATATGCCAGAAGATGAAGCCAGCAGCGTGAATACCaacactgcagccacttgtgctgcAGCTTCTACTGCAGAGCCTCAGGCCAGCTTCAACTCCAATTACATCGATATAGAAAGTAATTCTGAAGGTGGACCCAGTCTTAAAACTGCAAATGAAGATGCTGTGCCTGAAGACACATGCAAAGAAGGCTTGGTTTTGGGCCAGAAACAACCTACGTGGGTCCCTGATGCAGAAGCTCCAAACTGCATGAATTGCCAAGTCAAGTTCACTTTTACAAAACGACGACACCACTGCCGAGCATGTGGGAAAGTAAGCTGTAAAAGTCTTTTGCgtcttattattttcttctttttaatttatttttatttgaaaggcggatttacagagacaggaaaagacagagagagatcttccattcatggctcactccccagacgacTGCTAAAGCTAGAgcagagccaacctgaagccaggagcttcttcccgatctcccacgcggttgcagggtcccaaggctttgggccgtcctccactgccttcccaggccacaggcagggagctgggtgggaagtggagcacagagactcgaactggtgcctgtattaAGTGTTTTATTCTTTGGAggtattttaaattaaatctaGTTTCAGAAAAAGCTCCCTAACAGATGTCTACAGTTGGGATTAGTTTAAAATTAGTGTCATGGAAATATATGACATTATCATTTTGCAGATTGCCTGATAGTTGAATAAATGTCACATTTTTGTGGGTATTAATTACATGTTGGGGAATGAAGAACACCactactaattttttttagttcttattttctatgttacagttttgtaggtataactacaggaaacttaaaaaagattttatttatctgaaaggcagacttatacaGAGAGATATCATCCTGCTGTCTcatcccccaaatgactgaaacagccaaggctgagccaggttgaagccagcagccaggagcttcatctaggtttcccatgtgggtgcaggaacctaaggaCCTTgagcattttctgctgctttcctaggcatgttatcAGCgagttagatcagaaatggaacaaccaggtcTTGAATATCAGATAGAATGCTAgcactgtaggtggtggcttaacacattataccacagcaccaaccccagaaaactttaaaattatatatgtttTCCTTAAAGCTTTGTTCCTCTTCTGATCAGCATAACTGATACGAAGGACTTTTCCTTATCAGAGATGGGGTTTTAACTTACAATAAGTAAGTAcgtttaagttaaaaaaattatttaagttttCTACATATGGTTATGGTGATTAGAAAAGTGATTTATATAATAAGGAAAACAGGTGTGGATTAATTAAGTTTTGAATTTCCTCTTCCCCTGCCCTAGTGTTTTGCTTGAAATTAAATAACTTATTGTTTGATTCTTTGTAGGTATTTTGTGGTGTCTGTTGTAATAGGAAGTGTAAGCTGCAGTATCTAGAAAAAGAAGCGAGAGTGTGTGTGACCTGCTATGAGGCTATCAGTAAAGGTGAGTATCAATGTGACCTAGTTTCTTCCAGCTCTTGAATACATCCGAAAAAGAGTTGGATTGTGACAAAGATGAA
It encodes:
- the ZFYVE16 gene encoding zinc finger FYVE domain-containing protein 16 isoform X1, translating into MDSYFKAAVSDLDKLLDDFEQNPDEQDYLQDAHKAYASNYCPVSSELASSQLTSLLPKGQQCSHHCGPSATCCETNEISLNEKTLEGLTSLQTGKNVTGLDLLSSVDAGTSDDTPPSYMGRCSEPVCDLISHTSDLVHATSSEEDIKKLLPDDLKSNTDSLIGLDFSVSESPAVSSTDWGSGSVAEQNENNSEWQTEGISGTKGSGLEADLTLSDSGKHNRTEDLKDEKTPGRLAPAVELNTSLAPTQPSAGLFDAKDSLQDKSQPRETLEEARCLVQEELEVAVVPTAEHLIEGGSTSAVPGNGLLLNDSHSEDENFKLPDFSFQEGRTPTFIKQIGEEDLRNVDPKDNNDVVHECSPALHDSREDAPSSVSCLPLPGSLCGSLMERKACGDLSPPSAHEDTAQDAGAVRDRQKSVLDGEPCRERLLLQEQRHSHVLLQPQAERMRDGKVGRNQVVTRVESLSDPGHTSAPAAAGPHVELCGADAPESPSPCEGLTFSCSDIDGQDLDYFNIDEGMKNSSLISDAELDAFLTEQYLQTTSLKCFEENLNDSKSSSNLTNVKGLGEADVENIYFNAEAGAAGQSGGVSMVCEAADKHSITEASGFPSVEESASPLDQGLSSVQSKAMNELPVPDTSSQPAYVGGARPKLLFSPPSRTRSSKEQSQLDDPNMPEDEASSVNTNTAATCAAASTAEPQASFNSNYIDIESNSEGGPSLKTANEDAVPEDTCKEGLVLGQKQPTWVPDAEAPNCMNCQVKFTFTKRRHHCRACGKVFCGVCCNRKCKLQYLEKEARVCVTCYEAISKAQAFERMMSPTGPNLKSNHSDERAAAQPPQGTQPTSAPSPSTLPVSALKQPGIEGPCSKEQKRVWFADGILPNGEVADTTKLTSGSKRCSDDFSPPSLDMPTTADTANHVHPSTVEKPISESGDATRNEIIQSPVSQVAPVGKLPLLTGAEGLPAAGSFVLDDDVFTESEDLPGAPGVPVSKSWPTAGISDYQLLCGIEKHICSKISLLPDEEDGLPPLLTAAGEKGSAPVVEEHPSHEQVILLLEGEGCHPVTFVLNANLLVNVKLVFYSSDRYWYFSTNGLHGLGQAEIMILLSRLPNEDTVPVDIFKLFVTIYKGAQKGKYIEDLDNVTFTESFLGNKDHGGFLFVAPTFQSLDGLPLPRRPFLCGILIQKLEMPWAKVFPMRLMLRLGAEYKAYPTPLTSIRGRKPLFGEIGHTIMNLLVDLRNYQYTLHNIDQLLIHMEVGKSCVKIPRKKYSDVMKVISSSNEHVISIGASFSTEADSHLVCVQKDGVYQTQANSATSHPRKVTGASFVVFNGALKTSSGFLAKSSIVEDGLMVQITPETMDALRLALREQKDFKITCGKADASDLREYVDICWVDSEERGNQGVISSVDGISLQGFPSEKIKLEADFDTDEKIVKCTEVFYFLKGQDTSISSTHYQFAKEIAMACSAALCPHLKTLKSNWINKIGLRVSIDVDMVEFQAGSEGQILPQQYLNDLDSALIPVIHGGTASSSVPLEMELVFFILEHLF
- the ZFYVE16 gene encoding zinc finger FYVE domain-containing protein 16 isoform X2, with the protein product MDSYFKAAVSDLDKLLDDFEQNPDEQDYLQDAHKAYASNYCPVSSELASSQLTSLLPKGQQCSHHCGPSATCCETNEISLNEKTLEGLTSLQTGKNVTGLDLLSSVDAGTSDDTPPSYMGRCSEPVCDLISHTSDLVHATSSEEDIKKLLPDDLKSNTDSLIGLDFSVSESPAVSSTDWGSGSVAEQNENNSEWQTEGISGTKGSGLEADLTLSDSGKHNRTEDLKDEKTPGRLAPAVELNTSLAPTQPSAGLFDAKDSLQDKSQPRETLEEARCLVQEELEVAVVPTAEHLIEGGSTSAVPGNGLLLNDSHSEDENFKLPDFSFQEGRTPTFIKQIGEEDLRNVDPKDNNDVVHECSPALHDSREDAPSSVSCLPLPGSLCGSLMERKACGDLSPPSAHEDTAQDAGAVRDRQKSVLDGEPCRERLLLQEQRHSHVLLQPQAERMRDGKVGRNQVVTRVESLSDPGHTSAPAAAGPHVELCGADAPESPSPCEGLTFSCSDIDGQDLDYFNIDEGMKNSSLISDAELDAFLTEQYLQTTSLKCFEENLNDSKSSSNLTNVKGLGEADVENIYFNAEAGAAGQSGGVSMVCEAADKHSITEASGFPSVEESASPLDQGLSSVQSKAMNELPVPDTSSQPAYVGGARPKLLFSPPSRTRSSKEQSQLDDPNMPEDEASSVNTNTAATCAAASTAEPQASFNSNYIDIESNSEGGPSLKTANEDAVPEDTCKEGLVLGQKQPTWVPDAEAPNCMNCQVKFTFTKRRHHCRACGKVFCGVCCNRKCKLQYLEKEARVCVTCYEAISKAQAFERMMSPTGPNLKSNHSDERAAAQPPQGTQPTSAPSPSTLPVSALKQPGPCSKEQKRVWFADGILPNGEVADTTKLTSGSKRCSDDFSPPSLDMPTTADTANHVHPSTVEKPISESGDATRNEIIQSPVSQVAPVGKLPLLTGAEGLPAAGSFVLDDDVFTESEDLPGAPGVPVSKSWPTAGISDYQLLCGIEKHICSKISLLPDEEDGLPPLLTAAGEKGSAPVVEEHPSHEQVILLLEGEGCHPVTFVLNANLLVNVKLVFYSSDRYWYFSTNGLHGLGQAEIMILLSRLPNEDTVPVDIFKLFVTIYKGAQKGKYIEDLDNVTFTESFLGNKDHGGFLFVAPTFQSLDGLPLPRRPFLCGILIQKLEMPWAKVFPMRLMLRLGAEYKAYPTPLTSIRGRKPLFGEIGHTIMNLLVDLRNYQYTLHNIDQLLIHMEVGKSCVKIPRKKYSDVMKVISSSNEHVISIGASFSTEADSHLVCVQKDGVYQTQANSATSHPRKVTGASFVVFNGALKTSSGFLAKSSIVEDGLMVQITPETMDALRLALREQKDFKITCGKADASDLREYVDICWVDSEERGNQGVISSVDGISLQGFPSEKIKLEADFDTDEKIVKCTEVFYFLKGQDTSISSTHYQFAKEIAMACSAALCPHLKTLKSNWINKIGLRVSIDVDMVEFQAGSEGQILPQQYLNDLDSALIPVIHGGTASSSVPLEMELVFFILEHLF